The segment CCCCAGGGGTCCTTTTCCATGAGCATGGGCAGCACAACGATCCCAATGTCCTGACGATTCGGATCCAGCCCAATGAAGGGATTTCTCTAAAGATTAACTGTAAAGTTCCGGGGCCGAGCAGTCCGATCCAGCCGGTGAAAATGGACTTTCGGTACGGCGCCTTTTTTGGCCTCGCCCCTCCCGATGCTTATGAGCGGCTGATTTGCGACTGTATTGCTGGTGATAGCACCCTCTTTGCGCGGATCGATGAGGTGTTCCACTCATGGCAATTTTTCACCCCCTTGCTCGACTATTGGGCGAACACCCCTCCGAAAGATTTCCCCAACTATGCAGCAGGGAGCTGGGGGCCAGAGGCGGCCGATGAGATGCTTGCCCGCGATGGCCGAAAGTGGCGCTTGATTTAAGGGGTTCAAAGGTATAAAATAGATCTATGGTAGAGACAGTTCACCCCGCTCAGATTGAATCGCAGCTTCAGCAGATTTGGGACTCCCTTCAGGGAACCAACAAGATGCGGGCGTGTCTTTTTAACCTGATCGTCTACGCTAAAAAGTGTCAGCGAAGCGGCTACCTCAATGATATCGTCCAAAAGGTGATCGAAAAATTTCCCTCTCGGATTATCTTTATCACCTATGACGATGCCTGCTCCAGTAAAGAGCTCAAAGCTTCCGTTTCGGTGATGACTGCCGACGAAGGAGAGTGTGAGATTGTTTGCGATTTGATCGATATCGAGGTGTGTAGTAAAGATCATCCCCGCGTCCCTTTTGTCATCCTCCCCCATATTTTACCCGACCTTCCGATCTACCTCGTCCATGCCGATGACCCAACCTATAAAAACCCTGTTGCCAAGCAGCTCGAAAACCTTGCCGACCGGATCATTTTTGACTCGGAGGCGGCCTCCGATCTTCAGGCCTATGCTAAAGCGGTCCTCTCTCACATGGAGACCTTCCATGCCGATGTGGCCGACCTCAACTGGGCCCGCACCGAAGGGTGGAGACAACTCTTTGCCAACATCTTTAAATCAGAAGAGGCGCTGAGCCACATCCAAAAAGCCAAAAAGATCACCATCACCTATAACAGCAAAACAGCCGACTACCTCTGCCACACCGACGTCCAAGCGATCTACTTCAAAGGATGGCTCACCGTTCAGCTTGGGTTTGAGACAGAGATCGAGCTTGTTGCGGGTGAGATGGAAGAGGTTCACCCAGGAAGGCTCCTTGCAATCACCGTTGAAACCAGTGAAGGATATCACTACCTCTTTAAACGGAAAGAGGGACGGCCCGAACATATCTTGATTGAAAAGTCGAGCCCTGAAGCGTGCGAGGTTCCAACGATCCACGTCTTCGATAAAGCCACTTCTGGCCAATCCCTTGTCAAAGAGATCTGTCACAAAGGGACGAGCGCCCACTACACCAATATGCTCAAATATCTTATCGAGGGAGCGCCCCATGGCTGACGATCCCCACTTTTTCTCCTGGGACGAGCGGCGCGACATCGCTCACCCTGGCGATCGGGATGCCACCCTCGCCTTTGCCGTTGAACATTTCCTCAATTGCGCCAAAGAGGCGATCAAAAGTCATGGCCACTTTGCCGTTGCTCTTTCTGGAGGCTCCACCCCCAAAAAGATCTTTGAGATGCTCGCCTCTGCCCCCCACTCAACCGCCATCGACTGGACCAAAGTAGCCCTTTTCTGGGGCGATGAGCGCTCCGCCCCTCCTACTGACCCCGAGAGCAACTTTCGGATGGCGATGGATGCCGGCCTTAAAACCCTTCCAATCCCCAAGGAGCACATCTTCCGAATGGAAGCGGAAGACAGTATCGAAGAAAACAGCCACGCCTACGAAGCAAAAATCAAGGAGGCTCTGGGCCCCCACCCCTTTGACCTGATCATGCTCGGGATGGGCGAAGATGGCCATACCGCCTCCCTTTTTCCCGGAACCCGCGCCCTTGAAGAACAAAAGGCCCTTGTTGTTGCCAATGAAGTCCCTCAAAAAAACACCTGGCGGATGACCCTCACCTACCCCTGCATCAACCGGGCCAGCAACACCGTCATCTACGTCCTTGGCAAGTCCAAGGAAGCCATGGTCCGGCAGGTCTTCCTCGAGGAGCATACACCACCTTTCCCCGTTTCTGCCATCGGCACCCCCGAAAATAAAGCGCTCTGGGTGGTTGATAGCGAAGCCGGTGGTCCTCTTCTCAAAAAGTAGCTACTTGTTACTGCTGGAAGAGCTAGAAGAAGCCGCATGATTAGCTTTTTTTTGTCGGAGGATGGGAAATCTTGCCAGCTCTTTATTCCAGAGCTGGTAGACATTGGAGCGCCAGGCCTGCAGCTTCTCTACTTCTATCTGGTGCGCTTTTTCCCTTAAAGCCCTACTGAGCGTTGGCCTTACTGTATAATAGATATACTTATAAAAGAGGTTCCCCTGAACCCCAGAAAAATTAGATAAGCTTTGAAAGCCGATCAAAAAAATCTCTGGATTAAACCAATGAAAGAAACGGTTAACGAGTTGGAGATTCCGATACCTTCCAACCTCTTGTAATATTGAAGAAATAACAAAAAAGGGAAGGCTGTAGCGATGAATCCAGGATGCTAACTTTACCACCCGATTCACCTCCTTTTTTACTTGGGGAGGTACTCTCGTTTGATAGAGCGATATAGAATAGTCTCGCACCTTATCAATATGAGGCTTTAAATAGGTCGTATAGTGACCTTCAATACGCTTAGCAAGGGGGGACACTCTTCGATAGAGCTCTTTTAAAGCTTTCTCAGCAAAAAAAATAGCCGCTATCCAGACCAAAGGCCAAGGACATCCATCTATGATCGATGCCGCTATATTCAGGTGATTAATAAGGCGAGACTTCCCCTCGGGATAGGAAGAAAGCAGTTCAGGCCTTTCCTTGCACAGTTGCTGATCAGCTATTTGTGAATTTATTTTAAAAGCGCGATTAAAAAGCACTTTTCGAAGTCTTCTAGCACTCGAAGTCTCAAAAGAGTACCTTCTAGAACGGCCTAACTCAATACAGGGAAGCAATACCGCTGCAAGAGGATCCAAGATGAAGGGAAGTACTTTGATTGAAGCTTTCAGCTCCTGTTTTAATTTACTATCTTTAAAAAAAGCATCGACCCCAATTGCTACATGAACAGCATCATTCATCGGGAGGTTTAGTTCCGAGAGTTCTACTTTTTTGAGGTCTATCTTTTGGGTTGAAGTGGTGTCTGCTGCTTGCTCAGTTTTTTTCGGTACCTCCTGGGGACGAAAGATTTTATAGTGAACAAGAAGCCATTCAATAATTTCAGTGGAAAAGCCATTTTTAGCAGCTTCTCCGACATCAAGAGCTTGGAGAAACTCCACATGAGATTCAGTAACATTCAGGCAACTCTCTAGAAACTTTTTAACCACCTTAGATAGATCAGCTTGATTGTCGATCACTTGTAGCAAATCACTTGTGCCGATATAGGCAATTTTTCGTATTTCTT is part of the Candidatus Neptunochlamydia vexilliferae genome and harbors:
- a CDS encoding glucose-6-phosphate dehydrogenase assembly protein OpcA, producing the protein MVETVHPAQIESQLQQIWDSLQGTNKMRACLFNLIVYAKKCQRSGYLNDIVQKVIEKFPSRIIFITYDDACSSKELKASVSVMTADEGECEIVCDLIDIEVCSKDHPRVPFVILPHILPDLPIYLVHADDPTYKNPVAKQLENLADRIIFDSEAASDLQAYAKAVLSHMETFHADVADLNWARTEGWRQLFANIFKSEEALSHIQKAKKITITYNSKTADYLCHTDVQAIYFKGWLTVQLGFETEIELVAGEMEEVHPGRLLAITVETSEGYHYLFKRKEGRPEHILIEKSSPEACEVPTIHVFDKATSGQSLVKEICHKGTSAHYTNMLKYLIEGAPHG
- the pgl gene encoding 6-phosphogluconolactonase, yielding MADDPHFFSWDERRDIAHPGDRDATLAFAVEHFLNCAKEAIKSHGHFAVALSGGSTPKKIFEMLASAPHSTAIDWTKVALFWGDERSAPPTDPESNFRMAMDAGLKTLPIPKEHIFRMEAEDSIEENSHAYEAKIKEALGPHPFDLIMLGMGEDGHTASLFPGTRALEEQKALVVANEVPQKNTWRMTLTYPCINRASNTVIYVLGKSKEAMVRQVFLEEHTPPFPVSAIGTPENKALWVVDSEAGGPLLKK